One Mycolicibacterium crocinum DNA window includes the following coding sequences:
- a CDS encoding YbjN domain-containing protein, protein MSPADVQRVIEKALDEHGLVYSRHEGAHGGLPGVIVELPGERKLKTNTLLSIGEHSVRVEAFVCRQPDENHEGVYRFLLKRNRRLYGVAYTLDNVGDIYLIGRMALDSVTADELDRVLGQVLEAVDTDFNTLLELGFKSSIQKEWAWRVSRGESLKNLQAFEHLIDDDDVGGNGRPH, encoded by the coding sequence ATGAGTCCCGCGGACGTCCAACGGGTCATCGAGAAGGCCCTCGACGAGCACGGACTGGTCTACAGCCGCCACGAAGGCGCCCACGGCGGACTGCCGGGAGTGATCGTCGAGCTGCCGGGGGAGCGCAAGCTCAAGACCAACACCCTGCTGAGCATCGGTGAGCATTCGGTGCGCGTCGAAGCGTTCGTCTGCCGCCAGCCCGACGAAAACCACGAGGGCGTCTACCGTTTCCTGCTCAAACGCAACCGTCGGCTGTACGGCGTGGCGTACACGCTGGACAACGTCGGCGACATCTACCTGATCGGGCGGATGGCGCTGGACTCGGTGACCGCCGACGAGCTCGATCGGGTCCTGGGCCAGGTGCTCGAGGCCGTCGACACCGACTTCAACACCCTGCTGGAACTGGGCTTCAAATCGTCCATCCAGAAGGAGTGGGCGTGGCGGGTGTCGCGCGGTGAATCGCTGAAGAACCTGCAAGCGTTCGAGCACCTCATCGACGACGATGACGTGGGCGGGAACGGCCGCCCCCACTGA
- a CDS encoding phosphoglyceromutase: MADSTLILLRHGESEWNALNLFTGWVDVDLTDKGRAEAVRGGKLMAEQGLLPDVLYTSLLRRAITTAHLALDAADRLWIPVTRNWRLNERHYGALQGLDKAETKEKYGEEQFMLWRRSYDTPPPPIERGSKYSQDADPRYADIDGGPLTECLADVVARFVPYFEQTIVPDLQAGKTVLMVAHGNSLRALVKYLDNMSDADVVGLNIPTGIPLRYDLDADLKPRVAGGTYLDPEAAAAGAAAVASQGAK, translated from the coding sequence ATGGCTGACTCCACACTGATCCTGTTGCGGCACGGCGAGAGCGAATGGAACGCGCTGAACCTCTTCACCGGCTGGGTGGACGTCGACCTGACGGACAAGGGCCGCGCTGAGGCGGTCCGCGGCGGCAAGCTGATGGCCGAGCAGGGCCTGCTGCCCGACGTGCTGTACACCTCGCTGCTGCGCCGCGCGATCACCACCGCGCACCTGGCGCTGGATGCGGCCGACCGCCTGTGGATTCCGGTGACCCGCAACTGGCGGCTCAACGAGCGGCACTACGGCGCGCTGCAGGGGCTGGACAAGGCCGAGACCAAAGAGAAGTACGGCGAAGAGCAGTTCATGCTGTGGCGGCGCAGTTACGACACGCCACCGCCGCCGATCGAGCGGGGCAGTAAGTACAGCCAGGACGCTGACCCGCGCTACGCCGACATCGACGGCGGTCCGCTGACCGAGTGCCTGGCCGACGTGGTCGCCCGCTTCGTCCCGTACTTCGAGCAGACCATCGTCCCGGATCTGCAAGCAGGCAAGACCGTGCTGATGGTCGCGCACGGCAACTCGCTGCGGGCGCTGGTGAAGTACCTGGACAATATGTCGGACGCCGATGTCGTGGGCCTGAACATCCCCACCGGCATCCCGCTGCGCTACGACTTGGACGCCGATCTTAAGCCGCGGGTAGCCGGCGGCACCTACCTGGACCCGGAGGCCGCCGCCGCCGGCGCTGCCGCCGTGGCCAGCCAGGGCGCCAAGTAA
- a CDS encoding FkbM family methyltransferase translates to MNIKHAAYGALNRPPTRWLLGVAASARTVLGHERAWITYDAPTGDWLKRTRGGAMLMSDLRNGGGMSAEQCADEAQDMFLQRYSLGPGDVVLDVGAGIGTEVLPFSRIVGDSGKVIAVEAHPATYHRLERVRDLNDLRNVTLVHAAVMDTNEPVFISDLQAEDYLENKIGADGVEVPALTIPDLVSQLKLDRIDFLKMNIEGAELPALRGATDVLPLVRNAAIGCHDFLAKETGDDSYRTKDAVRALLVEAGFTVTERPDDPRPWAADYLFASR, encoded by the coding sequence ATGAATATCAAGCACGCCGCGTACGGAGCGCTCAACCGGCCTCCGACCCGGTGGCTGCTGGGTGTCGCCGCCTCGGCGCGCACCGTGCTGGGGCACGAGCGCGCCTGGATCACCTATGACGCGCCGACCGGGGACTGGCTCAAGCGGACGCGGGGCGGAGCCATGCTGATGTCCGATCTCCGTAATGGCGGCGGTATGAGCGCCGAGCAATGCGCCGACGAAGCCCAAGACATGTTCCTGCAGCGGTATTCGCTCGGCCCCGGTGACGTGGTGCTCGACGTCGGCGCCGGGATCGGAACCGAGGTGCTGCCGTTCTCGAGGATCGTCGGGGACTCCGGCAAGGTCATCGCGGTAGAGGCGCACCCGGCGACCTACCACCGTCTCGAACGGGTTCGCGACCTGAACGATCTGCGCAACGTCACGCTGGTTCACGCCGCCGTGATGGACACCAACGAACCGGTGTTCATCAGCGACCTTCAGGCGGAGGACTACCTGGAGAACAAGATCGGCGCCGACGGGGTGGAGGTCCCCGCACTCACGATCCCGGACCTGGTCTCCCAACTGAAGCTCGACCGAATCGACTTCCTGAAGATGAACATCGAGGGAGCCGAGCTGCCGGCGCTTCGCGGCGCGACGGACGTGCTGCCCCTCGTGCGGAACGCCGCGATCGGCTGCCACGACTTCCTGGCCAAGGAGACCGGCGATGACTCCTACCGCACGAAGGACGCGGTGCGTGCCCTGCTGGTCGAGGCCGGGTTCACTGTGACCGAGCGGCCCGACGATCCACGTCCTTGGGCTGCCGACTACCTTTTCGCGTCGCGCTGA
- a CDS encoding response regulator transcription factor, translated as MTNVLIVEDEESLADPLAFLLRKEGFEATVVGDGPSALAEFDRSGADIVLLDLMLPGMTGTDVCKQLRARSSVPVIMVTARDSEIDKVVGLELGADDYVTKPYSARELIARIRAVLRRGSDTEDSGIGDAILEAGPVRMDVERHVVTVGGEPITLPLKEFDLLEYLMRNSGRVLTRGQLIDRVWGADYVGDTKTLDVHVKRLRSKIEADPANPVHLVTVRGLGYKLEG; from the coding sequence ATGACCAACGTGTTGATCGTGGAAGATGAAGAGTCCCTGGCCGATCCGCTGGCCTTCCTGCTGCGCAAGGAGGGGTTCGAAGCCACCGTGGTCGGCGACGGCCCGTCGGCGCTGGCCGAATTCGACCGATCGGGAGCCGACATCGTGCTGCTCGATCTGATGCTGCCCGGAATGACCGGCACCGACGTGTGTAAGCAGTTACGGGCCCGTTCCAGCGTTCCGGTGATCATGGTGACCGCGCGTGATAGCGAGATCGACAAGGTTGTCGGCCTCGAGCTCGGCGCCGATGACTACGTGACCAAGCCGTACTCGGCTCGCGAACTGATCGCTCGCATCCGGGCCGTGCTGCGTCGCGGCAGCGATACCGAGGACTCCGGCATCGGCGATGCCATCCTGGAGGCCGGCCCGGTGCGGATGGATGTCGAACGACACGTCGTGACCGTTGGTGGCGAGCCGATCACCTTGCCGCTCAAGGAGTTCGACCTTCTCGAGTACCTGATGCGCAACAGTGGACGGGTCCTCACCCGCGGTCAGCTCATCGACCGGGTGTGGGGTGCGGACTACGTGGGCGACACCAAGACCCTCGACGTCCACGTCAAGCGCCTGCGCTCGAAGATCGAAGCCGATCCGGCCAACCCCGTGCATCTGGTCACGGTGCGCGGCCTGGGTTACAAGCTGGAAGGCTGA
- a CDS encoding O-antigen ligase family protein, producing MTGLIRFAPSPGEYAAMALAGGAATFGAIVMFGSRNPLFLVAAAIGGAGLVFAARRPVFALAVIVFIEVSNLSGVLDQYGRIPVFQASMLLGVVTIGLALREPELRGRLNAWTAICAAFAGIFLATQLVSVVGSVDVATSLASARRTAIDLVFLLIVLMLTQMTGRPWLVAAVFVVVLAALSVLTVIDQVVYGGSTSFGGFSIVTTSSGEDVTTLRYGGPLPDSNFWGRHLIMGLPMAAALLTRSLRSFQRPVALAWGFSIVALLAGIYLTQSRGTFLSAAIAMVVWFLATERPVRRWGLVSLPLAFGLVLVPGVGNRLQKMFSEISQGPNSGHIDPSLLGRLAAQQQAGLMWDERPLFGFGPGTFPGQVFNFAGRVATAQLEAPDGAHNTYLSLAAESGLLGIIGWVAMVVGFLAVLLMRNTAQPRSRDRVLVAALIAAIIGWSVSSAWLHLAYFRTFAVVLAMVAAVAPALPMPAEALRTFWRAAGAWLMAGVVGFGVCWVYLVATGPSKVQAVQRATLVPAVPTDGWYAYALDIRSRMQMLPTFAVVLHDEKSPVSIDADSVRGLLVFTVEADTAAQARDEVQLAVAQAGNRLSDSVGFNQYVLQGIASMQMTEVRDSSTVVTGIGLGVAAGLVIGLTLSSVTARRRRPEEPLAVRELAAVSSG from the coding sequence ATGACCGGGTTGATCCGATTCGCGCCCTCCCCGGGGGAATACGCGGCCATGGCCCTGGCCGGCGGGGCCGCGACCTTCGGTGCAATCGTCATGTTCGGGTCGCGAAATCCGCTGTTTCTGGTCGCGGCCGCGATCGGTGGCGCGGGACTCGTATTCGCCGCGCGCAGGCCGGTATTCGCCCTTGCGGTCATTGTCTTCATCGAAGTGAGCAACCTGTCCGGGGTGCTCGACCAGTACGGCAGAATCCCGGTGTTCCAAGCGTCGATGTTGCTCGGAGTCGTCACCATCGGGTTGGCCCTGCGCGAACCCGAACTTCGTGGACGACTGAACGCGTGGACCGCGATCTGCGCCGCCTTCGCAGGGATTTTCCTTGCCACACAACTGGTTTCGGTCGTCGGCAGTGTCGACGTGGCAACGTCGCTGGCATCCGCGCGCCGCACCGCCATCGATCTGGTCTTTCTGCTGATCGTCTTGATGCTCACCCAGATGACGGGACGGCCCTGGCTGGTAGCCGCGGTGTTCGTGGTGGTGCTGGCCGCATTGTCGGTGCTGACGGTGATCGATCAGGTGGTCTACGGAGGATCGACCTCGTTCGGTGGATTCTCGATTGTCACAACGTCTTCCGGCGAAGATGTGACCACGCTGCGATACGGCGGACCGCTGCCGGACTCGAACTTCTGGGGGCGTCACCTGATCATGGGTCTGCCGATGGCGGCGGCCCTGCTGACCCGCTCGCTGAGGTCCTTTCAGCGGCCGGTCGCTCTCGCGTGGGGCTTTTCGATCGTGGCCTTGTTGGCGGGGATCTACCTCACCCAGTCGCGCGGCACGTTCCTGTCGGCCGCGATCGCGATGGTGGTGTGGTTCCTGGCTACCGAGCGACCGGTGCGCCGCTGGGGATTGGTGAGTCTGCCACTCGCATTCGGGTTGGTACTGGTGCCCGGTGTGGGCAACCGGCTTCAGAAGATGTTCTCCGAAATCAGCCAGGGCCCCAACAGCGGTCATATCGATCCGTCCCTGCTGGGCCGGTTGGCCGCCCAGCAGCAGGCGGGGTTGATGTGGGATGAGCGGCCGCTTTTCGGGTTCGGTCCCGGCACTTTTCCGGGTCAGGTGTTCAACTTCGCCGGGCGGGTGGCCACCGCACAGCTGGAGGCGCCCGACGGCGCGCACAACACGTACCTGTCGCTGGCCGCGGAATCCGGCCTCCTCGGCATCATCGGTTGGGTGGCGATGGTCGTCGGGTTCCTCGCCGTTCTCCTGATGCGGAATACCGCACAGCCACGGTCGCGGGATCGTGTGCTGGTCGCGGCGCTGATCGCGGCAATCATCGGGTGGTCGGTGTCCAGCGCCTGGCTGCATCTGGCGTACTTCCGCACCTTCGCCGTCGTGCTGGCGATGGTGGCCGCCGTCGCACCGGCCTTGCCGATGCCGGCCGAGGCGCTACGCACCTTCTGGCGCGCCGCGGGTGCCTGGCTGATGGCCGGCGTCGTGGGATTCGGTGTCTGCTGGGTCTATCTGGTGGCGACCGGTCCGTCGAAGGTGCAGGCCGTTCAGCGCGCGACGTTGGTTCCGGCCGTGCCGACCGACGGGTGGTATGCGTACGCCCTCGACATTCGGTCGCGAATGCAGATGTTGCCCACCTTCGCGGTCGTCTTGCACGACGAGAAGTCACCGGTGTCGATCGACGCGGACTCGGTGCGCGGTCTGCTGGTGTTCACCGTCGAGGCCGACACCGCGGCGCAGGCGCGCGACGAGGTGCAGCTGGCCGTGGCGCAGGCCGGAAACCGGCTCAGCGATTCGGTCGGCTTCAACCAGTATGTGTTGCAGGGGATCGCCAGCATGCAGATGACCGAGGTGCGGGACAGCTCGACGGTGGTCACCGGGATCGGTCTCGGTGTGGCCGCGGGTCTGGTGATCGGACTGACGCTGTCGTCGGTCACTGCCAGACGGCGGCGACCGGAGGAACCTCTTGCGGTTCGTGAGTTGGCGGCCGTCAGTTCAGGATGA
- a CDS encoding sensor histidine kinase: MSVGSVAVLATAAALVALACGLGIGAALTPRILERKQRRAITEAGITVSQMLQHVVSLAPIGMVVVDSHRDVVFINDRATELGIVRDRQLDERAWTAAQRVLATGEGVEVDLSQPQRAAAGRSGLSVRGHVRLLSKQDPRFVVVYVDDQSEQARMEASRRDFVANVSHELKTPVAAMGVLAEALLESADDAETVHHFGKKILTESQRLANMVRELIELSRLQGAEPLPDLDGVDVDSVVSEAISRHKVAADNADITVTTDAPSGFRVLGDQSLLVTALANLISNAIAYSPNGSKVSISRRRRGDNIEIAVTDRGIGIARADQERVFERFFRVDKARSRATGGTGLGLAIVKHVAANHNGSIRLWSQPGTGSTFTLSIPAYPHTDDDEPADQSAIDEEALRQ; the protein is encoded by the coding sequence GTGAGTGTTGGCTCGGTGGCAGTACTGGCCACGGCCGCGGCGCTGGTAGCGCTTGCTTGCGGACTCGGAATCGGGGCCGCGCTCACCCCACGGATCCTGGAGCGCAAGCAGCGCCGCGCGATCACCGAAGCCGGGATCACCGTGTCGCAGATGCTGCAGCACGTCGTGTCACTGGCCCCGATCGGGATGGTGGTCGTGGACTCCCATCGCGACGTCGTGTTCATCAACGACCGCGCCACCGAACTGGGCATCGTGCGTGACCGCCAACTCGACGAGCGGGCCTGGACGGCCGCACAACGGGTGCTGGCCACCGGCGAGGGCGTCGAGGTCGACCTGTCCCAACCGCAGCGCGCCGCGGCCGGCCGGTCCGGGCTCTCGGTGCGGGGGCACGTGCGGCTGCTGAGCAAGCAGGACCCTCGCTTCGTCGTCGTCTACGTCGACGATCAGTCCGAGCAGGCCCGCATGGAGGCCAGCCGGCGCGACTTCGTGGCCAACGTCAGCCACGAACTCAAGACACCGGTCGCCGCGATGGGCGTGCTGGCCGAAGCGCTGCTGGAATCGGCCGACGACGCCGAGACCGTGCACCACTTCGGCAAGAAGATCCTCACCGAATCCCAGCGGCTGGCCAACATGGTGCGCGAGCTGATCGAGCTGTCCCGCCTGCAGGGCGCAGAGCCGCTTCCCGACCTGGACGGGGTCGACGTCGATTCGGTTGTCAGCGAAGCGATTTCACGTCACAAGGTAGCGGCCGACAACGCCGACATCACCGTCACCACCGACGCCCCCAGCGGGTTCCGCGTGCTGGGCGATCAATCTCTGTTGGTCACCGCGCTGGCCAACCTCATCTCCAACGCGATCGCCTACTCGCCCAACGGGTCGAAGGTCTCGATCAGCCGCCGACGGCGCGGTGACAACATCGAAATTGCGGTCACCGACCGGGGTATCGGGATCGCCCGCGCCGATCAAGAGCGGGTGTTCGAACGGTTCTTCCGGGTCGACAAGGCACGCTCGCGTGCCACCGGCGGCACCGGCCTGGGGCTGGCCATCGTCAAACACGTTGCCGCCAATCACAACGGCAGCATCCGACTGTGGAGCCAGCCGGGTACCGGCTCGACGTTCACCCTGTCCATTCCCGCCTACCCACACACCGATGACGACGAACCGGCCGACCAATCGGCCATTGACGAGGAGGCACTACGCCAATGA
- the mshA gene encoding D-inositol-3-phosphate glycosyltransferase, translated as MPRRVAVLSVHTSPLAQPGTGDAGGMNVYVLQTALNMARRGVEVEIFTRATSSSDEPLVRVAPGVLVRNVVAGPFEGLDKYDLPTQLCAFTAGVLRAEANHEPGYYDIVHSHYWLSGQVGWLARDRWAVPLVHTAHTLAAVKNAALADGDAPEPPLRSVGEQQVVDEADRLVVNTEDEAHQLISLHNADPRRIDVVYPGVDLETFTPGDRRAARAALGVADGERVVAFIGRIQPLKAPDVLLRAAARLPGVRVLIAGGPSGSGLAAPDALVGLAAELGMADRVTFLPPQSREQLVNVYRAADLVAVPSYSESFGLVAVEAQACGTPVVAAAVGGLPVAVADGISGALVDGHEPGRWADAIDRLLARDPDELSRAAVTHAQRFSWAGTVDGLLASYGQAITDYASARRRHAAGDALARRNGRRWTMRRGVRL; from the coding sequence ATGCCGCGTCGCGTCGCGGTGTTGTCCGTGCACACCTCCCCGTTGGCTCAGCCCGGGACCGGTGACGCCGGCGGAATGAACGTCTACGTGCTCCAGACCGCGCTGAACATGGCCCGGCGGGGCGTGGAGGTGGAGATCTTCACCCGGGCGACATCGTCCTCGGACGAGCCGCTGGTCCGGGTGGCGCCCGGGGTTCTGGTCCGCAACGTGGTGGCCGGGCCGTTCGAGGGACTCGACAAGTACGACCTGCCCACGCAGCTGTGTGCGTTCACCGCCGGGGTGCTGCGCGCCGAGGCCAACCATGAGCCGGGCTATTACGACATCGTGCATTCGCACTACTGGCTTTCCGGTCAGGTCGGCTGGCTGGCCCGCGACCGCTGGGCGGTGCCGCTGGTGCACACCGCCCACACGCTCGCCGCGGTCAAGAACGCCGCGCTGGCCGACGGCGACGCACCGGAACCGCCGCTGCGTTCCGTGGGTGAGCAACAGGTGGTGGACGAAGCCGATCGGCTGGTCGTGAACACCGAAGATGAAGCGCATCAACTCATTTCGCTGCACAACGCCGACCCGCGCCGCATCGACGTGGTGTACCCGGGTGTCGACCTGGAGACGTTCACACCCGGCGACCGGCGCGCCGCACGGGCAGCGCTCGGCGTTGCCGACGGCGAGCGCGTCGTCGCCTTCATCGGGCGCATCCAACCGCTGAAGGCACCCGATGTGCTCCTGCGTGCGGCCGCGCGGCTGCCCGGCGTGCGGGTGCTGATCGCCGGCGGCCCCTCGGGCAGTGGACTGGCGGCGCCCGATGCACTGGTGGGTCTTGCCGCCGAACTGGGTATGGCAGACCGGGTGACGTTCCTCCCGCCGCAGTCGCGCGAGCAGCTGGTCAACGTGTACCGGGCCGCTGATCTCGTCGCCGTGCCCAGCTATTCGGAGTCCTTCGGTCTGGTCGCGGTCGAGGCGCAGGCCTGCGGGACGCCGGTGGTGGCCGCTGCGGTCGGCGGGTTGCCGGTGGCGGTGGCCGACGGCATCAGCGGTGCCCTGGTCGACGGCCACGAGCCCGGCCGGTGGGCCGACGCGATCGACCGGCTGCTGGCCCGCGACCCCGACGAGCTGAGCCGCGCGGCCGTCACGCATGCGCAGCGCTTCTCCTGGGCCGGCACCGTCGACGGGCTGCTGGCCAGCTACGGCCAGGCGATCACCGACTACGCCAGTGCTCGGCGCAGGCATGCGGCCGGCGACGCGCTGGCCCGCCGCAACGGCCGGCGCTGGACGATGCGGCGAGGAGTGCGGTTATGA
- a CDS encoding sugar transferase gives MSDAAIICLALAVATVVLFAHQPAALLTYSVGSAALAALWMAALGLSGYRARRIVGRDVGEYMSVVLATLQLFGLIAIGALLLHVDVSRTYLAIVFPAGLIGLLASRMYWRRVAAAELARAEHQISVLVVGSSRTAAEVAATFVRDPGAGYRVVGICTPEGPTAHDSGLDVDGVHIPVVGIDQAIADAVRRTHAHTVALAATDHLHPTEIRRLIWELDSLGVDLMIAPGLVDVAEDRLYSRPVAGMAMFEVAKPQYDGANSAAKRVFDIVFTIAAMIVVAPVFFLTALAVRLSSPGPVFYVSERIGLKGTTFKMLKFRSMVDGADAGAPAMIAAQGSDPLFWKDKDDPRITRVGKIIRKYSIDELPQFINVLRGDMSVVGPRPQVRREVDSYDDLVRRRLTVKPGLTGLWQVSGRSDLALEDAVRLDLSYIENWSPIRDLMIIAKTIKTVLSGDGAY, from the coding sequence TTGAGCGACGCCGCGATCATTTGCCTCGCCCTGGCCGTCGCGACGGTCGTCCTGTTCGCCCACCAGCCGGCCGCGCTGCTGACCTACTCCGTCGGCTCGGCCGCACTGGCCGCGCTCTGGATGGCTGCGCTGGGGCTCAGCGGCTACCGGGCACGCCGCATCGTCGGCCGGGACGTCGGCGAGTACATGAGCGTCGTGCTCGCCACGCTGCAGCTGTTCGGCCTGATCGCGATCGGCGCGCTGCTGCTGCACGTCGATGTATCACGGACGTACCTGGCAATCGTCTTCCCCGCCGGCCTGATCGGGCTCCTCGCGAGCCGCATGTACTGGCGGCGGGTGGCGGCGGCCGAACTCGCCCGTGCCGAGCACCAGATCTCCGTGCTCGTGGTGGGCAGCTCGAGGACCGCCGCCGAGGTGGCCGCCACGTTCGTGCGAGACCCCGGCGCCGGTTACCGGGTCGTCGGGATCTGCACTCCTGAGGGACCGACCGCCCACGACAGCGGGCTCGACGTCGACGGCGTCCACATCCCGGTCGTGGGCATCGACCAGGCGATCGCCGACGCCGTCCGGCGCACCCATGCCCATACCGTCGCACTGGCCGCCACCGACCATCTGCACCCCACCGAGATCCGCCGATTGATCTGGGAGCTCGACTCTTTGGGCGTCGATCTGATGATCGCTCCCGGTTTGGTCGACGTCGCAGAGGACCGGTTGTACAGCCGTCCCGTCGCCGGCATGGCCATGTTCGAAGTGGCCAAGCCGCAATACGACGGGGCCAACTCGGCGGCCAAGCGAGTGTTCGACATCGTCTTCACGATCGCCGCGATGATCGTCGTCGCACCGGTTTTCTTCCTCACCGCCCTCGCGGTGCGCCTGTCAAGCCCCGGGCCGGTGTTCTACGTGTCCGAACGCATCGGTCTCAAGGGCACCACGTTCAAGATGCTGAAGTTTCGCAGCATGGTCGACGGCGCCGATGCGGGAGCGCCCGCGATGATCGCGGCCCAGGGAAGCGATCCGCTGTTCTGGAAGGACAAGGACGACCCGCGAATCACGCGGGTGGGCAAGATCATTCGCAAGTACAGCATCGACGAGCTGCCGCAGTTCATCAACGTGCTGCGTGGCGACATGAGCGTGGTCGGTCCGCGCCCGCAGGTGCGCCGTGAGGTCGACTCCTACGACGATCTGGTCCGCAGGCGGTTGACGGTGAAGCCGGGGCTGACCGGCCTGTGGCAGGTCAGCGGCCGCTCGGATCTGGCCCTCGAGGACGCCGTGCGACTGGACCTCAGCTACATCGAGAACTGGTCGCCCATCCGGGATCTGATGATCATCGCCAAGACGATCAAGACCGTCCTGAGCGGCGACGGCGCCTACTGA
- a CDS encoding glycosyltransferase family 4 protein, with product MTVALISAVDPYPTDAGKKVVLAGFIDYLTERHGQDNVHYIKVGVAPQQQFPVRVHVVPGPSRREVLGNLMTRVSTGRASLQEAFLGSPQTAAGIADILERISPDLQIYDTVRMAQYAPDQIAAEQVCYLDDLFSERYDRMLQAAEKFGDINVSPLGNFAEHVPAKLRPLATHRRSQTMLLRAERSLVRRSEDRTARRFRRSLLVNADEANVLMERTDLGADRIQSIPPLITVPAGPERDYNGAPEFAFLGLLSLPHNDDGLRSFLETAWPLILKRHPDARLRIIGREARPELLALAATLGDSVVMEGYVPDLGAALSGVAALVNPLRFGSGIKLKVIEALGRALPVVSTPIGAEGFASGPGTGVLIGRQPAELAELLCSLTDRGINAEISAQAREHFRTTYSRSAVFAAYDTAFSVCRGQLHLC from the coding sequence GTGACTGTCGCGCTGATCAGTGCCGTCGACCCCTATCCGACCGATGCGGGCAAGAAAGTCGTCCTCGCGGGGTTCATCGACTACCTGACCGAGCGGCACGGGCAGGACAATGTGCACTACATAAAAGTCGGGGTCGCGCCACAACAGCAATTTCCGGTACGCGTGCATGTCGTGCCGGGCCCTAGCCGGCGCGAGGTGCTCGGCAACTTAATGACTCGAGTGTCGACCGGTCGGGCGAGTTTGCAGGAGGCTTTTCTCGGTTCGCCGCAGACGGCGGCCGGCATCGCCGACATACTCGAGCGGATCAGCCCTGACCTGCAGATCTATGACACAGTCCGAATGGCTCAGTACGCGCCGGATCAGATAGCTGCAGAACAGGTGTGTTATCTCGACGACCTGTTCTCCGAGCGCTACGACCGGATGCTCCAGGCCGCCGAGAAGTTCGGTGACATCAATGTCAGCCCGCTGGGCAATTTCGCCGAACACGTGCCGGCGAAACTACGTCCGCTGGCGACGCACCGCAGGAGCCAGACAATGCTGCTGCGGGCCGAACGCTCCCTGGTTCGCCGCAGCGAGGACCGCACGGCGCGTCGCTTCCGGCGCTCCCTGCTGGTCAATGCGGATGAGGCCAATGTCCTCATGGAGCGCACCGACCTCGGGGCCGATCGGATACAGAGCATTCCGCCGCTGATCACCGTTCCGGCCGGGCCGGAACGGGATTACAACGGCGCACCGGAATTCGCATTCCTCGGTCTGCTGTCCCTGCCGCACAACGACGATGGATTGAGATCGTTTCTCGAGACGGCGTGGCCGCTGATCCTGAAACGGCATCCCGATGCCCGGCTGCGAATCATCGGCCGCGAGGCTCGGCCCGAATTGCTGGCCCTCGCGGCGACATTGGGCGACAGCGTCGTCATGGAGGGCTACGTCCCGGATCTCGGTGCGGCCCTTTCCGGCGTCGCAGCGTTGGTCAATCCGCTTCGCTTCGGTTCCGGCATCAAGCTCAAGGTGATCGAGGCGCTGGGCCGAGCGTTACCGGTGGTCTCCACACCGATCGGCGCCGAGGGGTTCGCGAGTGGACCGGGCACCGGAGTGCTCATCGGCCGCCAACCGGCCGAACTCGCCGAGTTGCTCTGCTCACTCACCGACCGAGGCATCAACGCAGAGATTTCTGCGCAGGCCCGGGAGCATTTCCGCACCACATACTCCCGGTCTGCGGTGTTCGCCGCCTACGACACCGCCTTCTCGGTGTGCCGGGGCCAACTACATCTTTGCTGA